From Trichoderma atroviride chromosome 1, complete sequence, one genomic window encodes:
- a CDS encoding uncharacterized protein (EggNog:ENOG41~TransMembrane:11 (o12-31i63-83o89-107i148-168o180-202i282-300o312-332i341-363o375-394i406-429o435-455i)) translates to MAPPKFAGLSGRPLSLTVSTVATMAFLLFGYDQGVMSGIISSPVFNDYFPETRDSTMQGLVTAIYEIGCLIGAMFILAVGDLLGRRKAIIIGGVIMIFGTIIQVTCMRGHAQLAQLIIGRIVTGVGNGINTSTVPTYQAECSKTSNRGLLICIEGGIIAFGSLIAYWIDYGASYGPDDLVWRFPIAFQIVFALFFCTAMIWLPDSPRWLLTHERYEEAEVTIAALRGYEVDSEETKMERDIILDSIRASGFAGQKSTPIKALFTNGKTQHFRRMLLGASSQFMQQVGGCNAVIYYFPILFQNSIGETHNMAMLLGGINMIVYSAFATVSWFIIERVGRRKLFLYGTVGQMLSMILTFACLIPGNPSAAKGAAVGLFTYIASFGATWLPLPWLYPAEISPIKTRAKANAVSTCTNWLFNFFIVMITPIMISNIGWGTYLFFAIVNACFFPILYFFYPETANRSLEEIDIIFAKGHSENISYVKAANELPFLSHDEVEEYALRYGLVTSASQGAAGREEDKSSERGSSSEKGSSNEKEIGTGTESEK, encoded by the exons ATGGCGCCTCCTAAATTTGCTGGCCTTTCAGGCCGGCCGCTCTCCCTGACCGTCTCGACTGTTGCTACCATGgctttccttctctttggATATGACCAGGGAGTCATGAGTGGTATCATCTCCTCTCCAGTGTTCAACGACTATTTCCCCGAGACAAGAGACTCAACCATGCAGGGTCTGGTAACAGCCATCTATGAGATTGGTTGTCTGATAGGTGCCATGTTTATCCTGGCCGTGGGAGACTTGCTCGGCCGCCGAaaagccatcatcatcggcggaGTCATCATGATCTTTGGAACCATTATCCAAGTCACCTGCATGCGTGGCCATGCccagcttgcgcagctcaTCATTGGCCGTATCGTCACCGGCGTTGGCAACGGCATCAACACCTCAACCGTCCCAACCTACCAGGCTGAGTGCAGTAAGACATCCAACCGTGGCCTGCTCATCTGTATCGAAGGTGGCATCATTGCCTTTGGCTCGCTCATTGCCTATTGGATCGATTATGGCGCATCATACGGACCTGACGACTTGGTCTGGCGATTCCCCATTGCCTTCCAGATTGtctttgccctcttcttctgcacgGCCATGATCTGGCTCCCCGACAGCCCCAGATGGCTCCTCACGCACGAGCGTTATGAGGAGGCGGAAGTCACCATTGCTGCCCTCCGTGGATATGAAGTCGACAGCGAAGAGACCAAGATGGAGCGAGACATTATCCTCGACTCCATCAGAGCCTCGGGCTTCGCCGGCCAGAAGAGCACTCCCATCAAGGCCCTCTTCACCAACGGCAAGACGCAGCACTTCCGACGCATGTTGCTCGGCGCCTCATCTCAGTTTATGCAGCAGGTTGGTGGCTGCAATGCCGTCATTTACTACTTCCCCATTCTGTTCCAAAACTCCATCGGCGAGACTCACAACATGGCCATGCTGCTCGGCGGTATCAACATGATTGTCTACTCCGCCTTTGCCACCGTCTCATGGTTCATCATTGAGCGAGTCGGCCGTCGAAAGCTGTTCCTTTACGGCACCGTTGGCCAGATGCTTTCCATGATATTGACGTTTGCGTGTCTGATTCCGGGCAATCCCTCTGCCGCCAAAGGAGCAGCCGTTGGTCTCTTCACCTACATTGCGTCCTTTGGAGCCACCTGGCTGCCGCTCCCATGGCTCTACCCTGCCGAGATCAGCCCCATCAAGACCCGTGCAAAGGCAAACGCTGTTTCGACATGCACAAACTGGCTCTTCAACTTTTTCATTGTCATGATCACTCCTATTATGATTTCCAACATTGGCTGGGGAACCTACCTGttctttgccattgtcaacgCCTGCTTCTTCCCCATCCTGTATTTCTTCTACCCAGAG ACGGCGAACCGATCGCTGGAAGAGATTGACATCATCTTTGCCAAGGGCCACTCTGAGAACATTTCATATGTCAAGGCCGCCAATGAGCTGCCTTTCCTGTCTCATGACGAGGTCGAGGAATACGCTCTTCGATACGGCCTGGTCACCAGCGCAAGCCAAGGTGCTGCAGGCAGGGAGGAGGACAAGTCGAGTGAGAGGGGGAGCTCCAGCGAAAAGGGAAGCTCGAACGAGAAGGAAATCGGCACAGGAACCGAGTCCGAGAAATGA
- a CDS encoding uncharacterized protein (CAZy:GT39~TransMembrane:12 (o59-75i106-124o144-166i173-190o196-216i228-245o251-271i291-311o616-637i658-675o687-708i720-741o)), with protein MAKASARGRSPQPPLVAEKQPFGAPVAGSNKSKKANKNASYKSDGVDDNDVFLLPGPDYVAAFGVTVLATIVRLYKIYMPTSVVFDEVHFGGFASKYIKGRFFMDVHPPLAKMLIALTGWLAGFDGDFDFKDIGKDYLEPGVPYVAMRLFPAICGILLAPIMFMTLKAVGCRTTTAVLGAGFIIFENGLLTQARLILLDSPLVFATAFTAMSFSCFTNQHEQGPDKAFQLSWWFWLAMSGLGLGITASIKWVGLFTIAWVGSLTLVQLWVLLGDSKNVSVRLWFKHFMARVFCLIIIPATFYLAMFAIHFLCLTNPGEGDGFMSSEFQATLNSKGMRDVPADVVMGSRVSIRHVNTQGGYLHSHPLMYPTGSLQQQITLYPHKDDNNIWVLENQTQPLGIDGQPINGTDAWDKLPEVHHIVDGTVLRLYHQPTFRRLHSHDVRPPVSEAEWQNEVSAYGYEGFEGDANDYFRVEIVKKQSKGALAKERLRTIETKFRLIHVMTGCALFSHKVKLPEWASEQQEVTCARGGSVPNSVWYVEHNEHPLLGDDVEKANYANPGFFGKFWELHKVMWRTNAGLTDSHAWDSRPESWPILRRGINFWGKHHMQVYLLGNPIIWWSSTAVVAIWAIFKGVAILRWQRGCDDYESSTYKRFDYEIGTSVLGWALHYFPFFLMERQLFLHHYFPALYFAIIALAQMFDFVTARIPAALGYRGTLINRVATVSFLVLTAAVFTLFAPLAYGSPWTKAECVRVKLFDKWDFDCNTFLDDYQSYTLTELPPSSAAPSVPVVDPVVDQAQKPLAEPVISQAAVVQPDVKVLSKEEKIEYRDQDGNLLNEEQVKALEGKVEFETKYATKTRVVDEHGNEIAMPEGGWPSEIAGAVAPPHPDVEGVDKETAKAETVEAVEAPKDEDAAASRDGEKEAEQLKAKPASEGQEATVKEEL; from the exons ATGGCGAAAGCGAGTGCGCGGGGCCGCAGCCCTCAACCTCCGCTTGTCGCCGAGAAGCAGCCCTTTGGGGCGCCAGTCGCTGGATCGAACAAgtcgaaaaaggccaacaagAACGCCTCGTACAAGTCGGACGGAGTCGACGACAATGACGTCTTCCTGCTGCCCGGGCCCGACTATGTGGCGGCCTTTGGAGTGACCGTGCTGGCTACCATTGTGCGCCTGTACAAGATCTACATGCCCACCAGCGTGGTGTTTGATGAGGTTCA ctttggcggcttcgccTCCAAGTACATCAAGGGCCGGTTCTTCATGGACGTGCACCCTcccttggccaagatgctcatTGCTCTCACCGGCTGGCTCGCGGGTTTCGACGGCGACTTCGATTTCAAGGATATTGGCAAAGACTACCTGGAGCCTGGCGTCCCCTATGTCGCCATGCGTCTGTTCCCTGCCATCTGCGGCATTCTCCTCGCCCCCATCATGTTCATGACCCTGAAGGCTGTTGGCTGCCGGACGACGACTGCCGTACTTGGTGCTGGTTTCATCATTTTTG AAAACGGCCTTCTGACTCAGGCTCGCTTGATTCTTCTGGATTCCCCCCTGGTTTTCGCCACTGCCTTCACTGCCATGtccttctcttgcttcaCCAACCAGCACGAACAGGGACCCGACAAGGCTTTCCAGCTCAGCTGGTGGTTCTGGCTTGCCATGTCTGGTCTTGGCTTGGGCATCACCGCAAGCATCAAATGGGTTGGCCTGTTCACCATAGCTTGGGTCGGGTCTTTAACTCTTGTGCAGCTGTGGGTCCTTCTCGGCGACAGCAAGAATGTCTCTGTT CGTCTTTGGTTCAAGCACTTCATGGCCAGAGTCTTCtgcctcatcatcatccccgCCACCTTCTATCTCGCCATGTTCGCCATCCACTTCCTCTGCTTGACCAACCCTGGCGAGGGAGACGGCTTTATGAGCTCCGAATTCCAGGCCACTCTGAACAGCAAAGGCATGAGGGATGTCCCCGCCGATGTCGTCATGGGAAGCCGAGTCTCCATCCGCCATGTCAACACTCAAGGCGGCTACCTGCACTCTCACCCCCTCATGTACCCCACTGGAAGCTTGCAGCAACAAATCACTCTGTATCCCCACAAGGACGACAACAACATTTGGGTCTTGGAGAACCAGACCCAGCCCCTTGGAATTGACGGCCAGCCCATCAACGGAACTGACGCATGGGACAAGCTGCCAGAGGTACACCACATCGTCGACGGCACCGTCCTCCGCCTCTATCACCAGCCTACTTTCCGACGTCTTCACTCACACGATGTGCGCCCCCCGGTCTCTGAAGCCGAATGGCAAAACGAGGTGTCCGCCTACGGCTACGAGGGCTTCGAGGGCGATGCCAACGATTACTTCCGCGTTGAGATTGTCAAGAAGCAGTCCAAGGGAGCCCTGGCCAAGGAGCGCCTCCGAACAATCGAGACCAAGTTCCGACTGATTCACGTCATGACTGGATGtgccctcttctcccacaAGGTCAAGCTGCCCGAGTGGGCCTCAGAGCAACAAGAAGTCACCTGCGCCCGTGGTGGCAGCGTGCCCAACAGTGTTTGGTATGTCGAGCACAACGAGCACCCCCTGCTTGGCGACGACGTCGAAAAGGCAAACTACGCCAACcctggcttctttggcaagtTCTGGGAGCTCCACAAAGTCATGTGGAGGACAAACGCCGGCCTGACCGACTCCCATGCCTGGGACTCCCGACCCGAATCTTGGCCTATTCTTCGCCGTGGTATCAACTTCTGGGGCAAGCACCACATGCAGGTCTATCTCCTTGGCAACCCCATCATCTGGTGGTCTAGCACGGCCGTCGTTGCGATATGGGCCATTTTCAAGGGCGTAGCCATTCTCCGATGGCAGCGCGGATGCGATGACTACGAGAGCAGCACTTACAAGCGTTTCGATTACGAGATTGGCACTTCAGTCCTCGGCTGGGCTCTGCACTACTTCCCCTTTTTCCTCATGGAGCGCCAGCTCTTTTTGCACCACTATTTCCCTGCCCTGTACTTTGCCATCATTGCCCTCGCTCAAATGTTTGACTTTGTGACGGCAAGAATTCCGGCTGCCCTTGGTTACCGTGGAACCCTCATCAACCGCGTTGCCACCGTGTccttcctcgtcctcacgGCTGCCGTCTTCACTCTCTTTGCCCCTCTGGCTTATGGCTCACCTTGGACAAAGGCCGAGTGCGTTCGCGTCAAGCTCTTCGACAAGTGGGACTTTGACTGCAACACCTTCCTTGATGAC TACCAAAGCTACACTCTGACCGAACTCCCCCCTTCAAGCGCTGCTCCTTCAGTGCCAGTTGTTGATCCGGTTGTCGACCAGGCCCAAAAGCCTCTGGCGGAGCCTGTTATCTCTCAGGCAGCCGTCGTTCAACCGGATGTAAAGGTTCTCtccaaggaggaaaagatCGAATATCGGGATCAGGACGGAAACCTGCTGAATGAAGAGCAAGTCAAGGCCCTGGAAGGCAAAGTTGAGTTTGAAACAAAGTACGCGACCAAGACGCGCGTCGTTGATGAGCACGGCAACGAGATTGCCATGCCCGAAGGCGGCTGGCCCAGCGAGATCGCCGGAGCTGTCGCCCCACCCCACCCTGATGTCGAGGGTGTTGACAAGGAgacagccaaggccgagacCGTTGAGGCCGTCGAGGCCCCCAAAGACGAGGACGCCGCTGCCAGTCGCGATGGCGAGAAGGAAGCCGAACAACTCAAGGCTAAGCCCGCCAGCGAAGGACAAGAGGCCACTGTCAAGGAGGAGCTATGA
- a CDS encoding uncharacterized protein (EggNog:ENOG41~TransMembrane:1 (o520-542i)), translated as MCQTPDADSQQIPPIEIGSFIALRPDKSEFIGSASGVFFANTVFRAFATATTGSGGSATKRPQGDVDGLGATATPDPGSAHEYVMAEEKAQEEAAGDDGLGDGAVGAEDANKSPGARSYGIAAPGLGIPPPPAVAKRLLVEYFRRWHPFLPFLHGPTFFEKVNQFYEPGGSPAEPMSRRNKVYQAIIFQSVFNIADSNHNQKEERELPEESRIKSAVALTSLLGVLSSGHDIPSLQALLAVELYLMTQMSLRAASTVHGAMTRILYHCGLHRCPFRYVQLPRDICDMRKRIFWSAYVIDRHLSQVLGHPLALNDEEIDVCLPGVPEVHNPAKPFQNLPASRPSAAEEDIQGYAPVDHPTFASMSSAGDLTDGSTVGTQEGNINTDQLVYRPQSLGESILGFLVTYSRLLGQALDLFHKSIHSRSITWDKVLEMTSRIHAWWNTLPPSFQGEGLTSIFVEPQSHHGPPFAILYHQLILIMNRPFLSLPTNRTDFQFSLQTAVNASRAIVKKLKLRQGDSPLVAWPGMLSAAWMAGLTIAYAGLLKLYPMEKTVLDLNCAIRLLGMMSRNWSSAHHCRVTLKMLLDRLTSKPFMDKINPALSADPSLSMLTDWSQPVFSTYQNLLEGSRSKRRRMEQQNNNNNNNGVNTNNSGNNNFMGNSLSGYPASHFIGPDTAFMGGDSLWDYPSFQPVLEYTGPDFGFDADQFSQQGEWERFLSENMNPESSGLLFNNIGWDNYVQNLEDRLNV; from the exons ATGTGTCAGACTCCGGACGCAGACTCGCAGCAGATCCCGCCCATCGAGATCGGCTCATTTATTGCCCTACGGCCCGATAAGAGCGAGTTTATCGGAAGTGCCAGCGGtgtcttcttcgccaacaCCGTCTTCCGGGCCTTTGCAACAGCAACGACGGGCTCTGGTGGCTCTGCCACCAAGCGCCCTCAGGGGGATGTAGATGGCCTCGGAGCCACGGCGACCCCAGACCCTGGGTCTGCCCATGAATATGTCATGGCAGAGGAAAAGGCCCAGGAGGAGGCCGCTGGAGACGACGGCCTGGGGGACGGTGCCGTGGGTGCGGAAGATGCGAACAAGAGCCCAGGGGCACGATCCTACGGCATTGCAGCTCCTGGATTAGggattcctcctcctccggcCGTTGCGAAGCGGCTCTTGGTGGAATACTTTAGACGATGGCATCcgtttcttccctttcttcatGGCCCTACCTTTTTTGAAAAGGTGAACCAGTTCTACGAGCCAGGGGGCTCTCCGGCAGAGCCGATGAGCCGACGCAACAAGGTGTACcaggccatcatcttccaaagCGTGTTCAACATTGCAGACTCCAATCACAATCAAAAGGAAGAGCGAGAACTGCCCGAAGAATCTCGCATCAAATCTGCTGTTGCGCTTACGAGCCTGCTTGGCGTCCTTTCCAGCGGCCATGATATCCCCTCGTTACAGGCTCTCCTGGCAGTGGAATTGTATCTAATGACTCAGATGTCTCTACGAGCGGCCTCGACAGTTCACGGAGCGATGACACGCATTCTTTATCACTGCGGCCTGCACAGATGCCCCTTTCGATACGTCCAGCTGCCGCGCGACATCTGCGACATGAGAAAGAGAATCTTTTGGTCTGCGTATGTGATTGATCGCCACCTGAGTCAGGTACTTGGGCACCCCTTGGCTCTCAACGACGAAGAGATTGATGTCTGCTTGCCTGGGGTACCAGAAGTCCATAACCCGGCCAAGCCTTTTCAGAATCTCCCGGCGTCGCGCCCCTcggcagcagaagaagataTCCAAGGTTATGCGCCAGTGGATCATCCAACCTTTGCATCCATGTCTTCTGCCGGGGACCTCACTGACGGCAGCACTGTTGGAACGCAGGAAGGCAATATTAATACAGACCAGCTTGTGTATAGACCACAAAGCTTGGGCGAATCTATCCTTGGCTTCTTGGTAACCTATTCGCGGCTGCTCGGGCAGGCTCTCGACCTGTTTCACAAATCCATACACAGCCGATCTATAACATGGGATAAGGTGCTGGAGATGACTTCGAGGATCCATGCTTGGTGGAACACGCTTCCGCCCTCGTTTCAGGGAGAGGGGCTTACGTCCATCTTTGTAGAGCCGCAGTCTCACCACGGCCCTCCCTTTGCGATTTTGTATCACCAGCTTATTCTCATCATGAACCGACCGTTTTTGTCGCTCCCGACGAACAGAACAGATTTCCAGTTTAGTCTACAAACTGCGGTGAATGCCAGCCGAGCCATCGTGAAGAAGCTCAAACTACGGCAGGGAGATTCTCCCCTGGTGGCTTGGCCGGGAATGCTGTCGGCGGCATGGATGGCTGGGCTGACCATTGCCTATGCCGGGTTGTTGAAGCTCTATCCAATGGAGAAGACGGTGCT GGATCTCAACTGCGCAATACGGCTCCTTGGCATGATGAGCCGAAACTGGAGTAGTGCTCATCACTGCCGAGTGacgctgaagatgctgctcgaTAGGTTAACGTCGAAGCCATTCATGGACAAGATTAACCCAGCCCTATCGGCCGACCCGTCACTCAGCATGTTGACTGATTGGAGCCAACCAGTATTCTCAACGTACCAGAACCTCCTCGAGGGAAGCCGCAGCAAGCGAAGGCGTATGGAACAGCaaaataacaacaacaacaacaatggcgTCAACACGAATAACAGTGGTAACAACAATTTCATGGGAAACTCGTTGAGCGGATATCCCGCCAGCCACTTCATAGGCCCAGACACGGCCTTCATGGGCGGCGACAGCCTCTGGGACTATCCGAGCTTCCAGCCTGTGTTGGAATACACGGGACCGGATTTCGGATTCGACGCAGATCAGTTCTCCCAGCAGGGAGAGTGGGAGCGGTTCCTGAGCGAGAATATGAACCCGGAATCGTCGGGGCTGCTGTTTAATAACATTGGGTGGGATAACTATGTGCAGAATTTGGAAGATAGGTTGAACGTGTAA
- a CDS encoding uncharacterized protein (EggNog:ENOG41), giving the protein MKRECVWPKLYKRGPAKGYIEALEQRLAVTEAVLLQLLQVSGDSVLQDAFKHEPGRRTDVLNMASAATTTTDAAGRIEAKKTGTIAHWDNFPPEYGRRCEALGRRSPRAQRWCPGWQPYRQHHHERHGP; this is encoded by the exons ATGAAACGGGAATGCGTGTGGCCGAAGCTATACAAGCG TGGCCCGGCAAAGGGTTACATCGAGGCGCTCGAGCAGCGTCTCGCAGTGACCGAGGCCgtgcttcttcagctgctccaaGTGTCGGGTGACAGCGTTCTGCAGGATGCCTTCAAGCATGAACCAGGCAGAAGAACGGATGTTTTGAACATGGCATCCGCAGCAACTACAACAACTGACGCGGCAGGGCGAAtagaggccaagaagacgggcaCAATTGCCCACTGGGACAACTTCCCCCCTGAATACGGCAGACGATGTGAAGCGCTGGGCAGGCGAAGTCCTCGGGCACAACGCTGGTGCCCAGGCTGGCAACCGTATCGGCAGCATCACCACGAACGGCACGGCCCTTGA
- a CDS encoding uncharacterized protein (EggNog:ENOG41~MEROPS:MER0014065), with protein MMDLRGYGASSKPAHNTELYAKSHMAQDCIAVMDSLGYANQPFYVCAHDRGARVAHKLLVDHPTRVRKAILLDICPTLAMYNSPNPEFPKVFFHWYLLIQPYPLPETLINGAPRQLVEMFLGVGKHPLFHRDALEEYVKCMEDKDYVHATCQDYRASATHDLDEAREDLDKGRLIQSPIRVLVGKRGVVSRLFDVEKEWRHVTADGVPVEVEHIEAGHYIPEQVPDTVVSNILEFLK; from the coding sequence ATGATGGATCTTCGCGGCTACGgtgcttcttccaagccCGCCCATAACACGGAGCTCTACGCCAAGAGCCACATGGCCCAAGACTGCATTGCCGTCATGGACAGCCTTGGATATGCCAACCAGCCCTTTTATGTCTGCGCTCATGATCGTGGAGCCCGTGTCGCTCACAAGCTCCTCGTTGATCATCCTACCCGTGTTCGCAAGGCCATTCTCCTTGATATATGTCCCACCCTGGCCATGTACAACTCGCCAAATCCCGAATTCCCCAAAGTCTTCTTTCACTGGTATCTCCTCATCCAGCCGTATCCTCTTCCTGAGACGCTTATCAATGGGGCTCCGCGCCAGCTCGTCGAGATGTTCCTGGGAGTTGGGAAGCATCCACTCTTCCACAGAGACGCTCTGGAAGAGTACGTCAAGTGTATGGAGGATAAGGACTATGTCCACGCTACGTGCCAGGACTACCGTGCGAGTGCCACACATGACCTTGATGAGGCGAGAGAGGATCTCGACAAAGGAAGGCTAATTCAATCGCCAATCAGAGTCCTGGTGGGTAAAAGGGGCGTCGTCAGTCGGCTGTTTGATGTGGAAAAGGAATGGAGACACGTCACTGCGGATGGCGTGCCAGTTGAGGTCGAGCACATTGAGGCTGGACATTATATTCCAGAACAGGTTCCCGACACTGTTGTCTCCAACATTCTTGAGTTTCTGAAATAA
- a CDS encoding uncharacterized protein (BUSCO:EOG092D27VI) has translation MDSFIHVAGWSQHFPSSARSLSHLRSISTTPGSVDESSSSYRPRPPPKSPSISQLPIISLASKASSYFSSGEMSTLPDPRMRTASSSINGARPSTSHLGIGHDSDDSFSTTSQHPGLSDEVATLSTKLIHAINHSTTLDDTLSATRHDLDSAHGRIRELEAQVASQREMMAGDVWIRKTTLESERRDWLAEKKVLQQKLSEETKGRLDTEKEKRKIEQELENLTTALFEEANKMVITVKEDAQFQQNMLQKKNDQLKSQLTDSESLLKSQQEQLSELKQVMEAMMMERDDQTNNTTPSTPGFDSKDEDHMIAEKPTPSPARHSTDAQHTPAPPTSYINLIQPVMRTDLAAYEDFIALAHLTHPRSGNRASGGSVGNFGLGGSTSSVHVSNGSTSSLGGFSSNNNSTPQSPNANNSTATIPHLKETRFYKRTLNEDIEPTLRLDAAPGLSWLARRTVLAAVADGSLVVEPIPVPSTTSGFLPVPKPQFYPCALCGESRKDAEHLRNYRFRVSEADSAQRYPLCSYCTVRVRSTCQFLGFLRMIKDGHWRADDEENEKAAWEESVRLREQMFWSRLGGGVVPVPHGEVHVEASHSRHPSMAQIIDTPVKVPTEVDAPKKTDAPKEIDAPKEVGASEEANAPKDIDEPKEEIDDASEELDASTEKGVPMDGGVPLEKEEDASVADTSFDTAPPSEVDDDGSEFEPGRRESTDEPHTPQDQEDGTKPLRYSVQSLTLETMSSSGSEATKRLSTTTIIEN, from the exons ATGGATTC CTTTATCCACGTCGCCGGCTGGTCACAGCATTTCCCTTCCTCAGCCCGATCTCTCAGCCATCTGCGGTCAATATCAACAACGCCCGGATCTGTTGACgagtcgtcctcatcgtACAGGCCTCGACCACCGCCCAAATCACCCTCAATTTCGCAGCTGCCCATCATCTCACTCGCGTCAAAAGCATCGTCCTACTTTTCCAGCGGCGAGATGAGCACCCTGCCCGATCCCCGAATGCGAACCGCCAGTTCGTCCATCAATGGAGCCAGGCCCTCGACTTCACACTTGGGCATCGGCCACGACAGTGACGATAGCTTCTCTACCACCTCCCAGCATCCCGGCCTCAGCGACGAAGTTGCCACGCTCAGCACGAAGCTCATCCACGCCATCAACCACTCAACTACGCTTGATGACACATTATCAGCAACCCGCCATGATCTGGACTCTGCCCACGGACGCATTCGCGAACTGGAGGCTCAGGTGGCCTCTCAGCGCGAAATGATGGCCGGAGATGTTTGGATTCGCAAAACTACGCTGGAGAGTGAACGCAGAGACTGGCTGGCCGAGAAGAAAGTCCTCCAACAGAAGCTTTCCGAAGAGACCAAGGGCCGGTTAGATacagaaaaggagaagcgaaagatTGAGCAAGAGCTGGAAAACCTCACGACGGCCCTGTTTGAAGAGGCAAACAAAATGGTAATCACCGTCAAGGAAGACGCTCAATTTCAGCAAAACATGTTGCAGAAAAAGAACGACCAGCTCAAGTCTCAGCTCACCGATTCCGAGAGCCTCCTAAAGTCGCAACAGGAGCAGCTGTCTGAGCTGAAGCAGGTCATGgaggccatgatgatggaacGTGACGACCAGACCAACAACACAACGCCCTCAACTCCCGGCTTTGATTCCAAGGACGAAGACCACATGATCGCCGAGAAGCCGACCCCATCTCCTGCTAGACACTCTACCGATGCTCAACATACACCGGCCCCTCCGACCAGCTACATCAATCTGATTCAGCCAGTCATGCGAACCGATCTCGCCGCATATGAAGACTTTATTGCCCTTGCTCACCTTACCCACCCGCGTTCGGGAAACCGCGCTTCTGGTGGCTCTGTTGGCAACTTTGGACTTGGCGGCTCAACTTCTAGCGTACATGTTTCTAACGGGTCTACCTCATCATTGGGTGGCTTTTCAAGCAACAACAATAGCACCCCGCAGTCTCCCAATGCCAACAACTCGACAGCGACGATCCCTCATCTCAAGGAGACACGCTTCTACAAGCGCACCCTGAATGAAGATATTGAGCCAACACTGCGCCTCGATGCCGCACCGGGACTGTCATGGCTGGCTCGTCGTACTGTCCTGGCCGCCGTGGCCGATGGTTCGCTGGTAGTAGAGCCTATTCCGGTGCCGTCGACGACATCAGGCTTCCTCCCTGTCCCCAAACCGCAGTTTTACCCTTGCGCTCTATGCGGCGAGTCTCGCAAGGATGCAGAGCACCTGCGCAACTACCGTTTCCGCGTGAGCGAAGCTGACTCTGCTCAACGGTATCCTCTTTGCAGCTACTGCACCGTTCGCGTACGATCCACCTGCCAGTTCCTGGGATTCCTTCGCATGATCAAGGATGGACATTGGCGAgctgatgacgaggagaacGAGAAGGCGGCGTGGGAAGAAAGCGTGCGTCTGAGAGAGCAGATGTTCTGGTCACGCCTTGGAGGCGGCGTTGTTCCGGTTCCCCACGGAGAGGTACACGTAGAAGCATCTCATAGCCGTCACCCAAGCATGGCTCAGATTATCGACACTCCCGTCAAGGTGCCAACGGAAGTTGATGCCCCCAAGAAGACCGATGCTcccaaggagattgatgcCCCAAAGGAGGTCGGTGCTTCCGAGGAGGCTAATGCTCCCAAGGATATCGATGAGCccaaggaggagattgatgaTGCTTCAGAGGAACTTGATGCATCTACCGAAAAGGGCGTGCCGATGGATGGTGGCGTGCCTttagaaaaggaagaggacgcATCAGTTGCCGATACAAGCTTCGATACAGCTCCTCCTTCCGAggtcgatgacgatggcagcGAATTCGAGCCGGGACGCCGTGAGTCTACCGATGAGCCTCACACGCCTCAAGACCAGGAAGACGGAACCAAACCGCTCCGCTATTCGGTACAATCCTTGACCCTGGAGACTATGAGCAGCTCGGGATCTGAGGCCACCAAGCGTCTTTCTACTACCACCATCATCGAGAACTAG